In Cyanobacteria bacterium FACHB-DQ100, one DNA window encodes the following:
- a CDS encoding tryptophan-rich sensory protein has protein sequence MQESGRNSSVIVALQFGTIAAILAAIVINALSNFFPLRGLSIGAVANTILGGVRITPANYAFAIWGVIYLGLIGFGIYQALPSQRFNSHLLKLRAPIIWASLFQIVWVYAFQLQQFWLSVALMFGILINLIAAYLWSRFPNSRVPREEKWLAQVPISIYLGWISVASIVNVASALYASGWTGAGIDGTISTVIMILIAAAITAAIVIRYRDVAFTGVIIWALLAIAVRQFAQFAISVTAIGSAIALVLLFFSRNRSRGT, from the coding sequence ATGCAGGAATCTGGGCGAAATTCTTCGGTTATAGTGGCGCTCCAATTTGGAACCATTGCCGCAATTTTGGCTGCGATCGTCATTAATGCACTCTCTAATTTCTTCCCGCTGCGAGGATTGAGCATTGGAGCAGTCGCAAACACGATTCTAGGCGGTGTACGGATTACGCCAGCAAATTATGCGTTTGCGATTTGGGGCGTGATTTATCTTGGGCTGATTGGTTTCGGAATTTATCAAGCATTACCGTCTCAGCGTTTTAATTCCCATTTGCTGAAGTTACGCGCTCCAATCATTTGGGCATCTCTCTTTCAAATTGTTTGGGTGTATGCCTTTCAGTTGCAGCAGTTTTGGTTATCTGTTGCACTGATGTTCGGAATTTTGATTAACCTGATTGCTGCCTACTTGTGGTCTAGATTCCCCAATAGCCGCGTTCCGCGTGAGGAAAAATGGTTAGCTCAGGTTCCAATTAGTATTTACTTGGGCTGGATTAGCGTTGCGTCGATCGTGAATGTTGCGTCTGCTTTGTATGCTTCGGGCTGGACTGGAGCGGGGATTGATGGCACGATCTCGACAGTGATCATGATTTTGATTGCCGCAGCGATTACAGCCGCGATCGTGATTCGATATCGAGATGTTGCATTTACAGGTGTGATCATTTGGGCATTGTTGGCGATCGCCGTTCGTCAGTTTGCTCAATTTGCAATTTCAGTCACGGCGATTGGCAGCGCGATCGCGTTGGTTCTGCTGTTCTTTTCTAGAAATCGTTCTCGTGGGACATGA
- a CDS encoding DUF4385 domain-containing protein, producing MAFDYSIDFTQVNFREHPELYRVGKGEQGVLLVEPYKSEILPHWRFKTPEIARISADKIYQLFQDYKAQGDFVGMDMARKFLQMGYTRSRRYANHKSGRKYATDKTVLPREEDPIKAESAKIFYEKWQLAKLDPGYITQLTAHRQRYEDVK from the coding sequence ATGGCATTTGATTACTCGATCGATTTCACTCAGGTCAATTTCAGAGAGCACCCGGAGCTCTACCGCGTTGGAAAAGGCGAACAAGGCGTTCTGTTAGTCGAGCCTTACAAAAGCGAGATTCTGCCACACTGGAGATTCAAGACTCCAGAGATTGCGCGAATTTCAGCCGATAAGATCTATCAGCTTTTTCAAGACTATAAAGCGCAAGGTGATTTTGTCGGCATGGACATGGCGCGGAAATTTTTGCAGATGGGATACACTCGATCGCGCCGCTACGCAAACCACAAATCCGGGCGCAAATACGCCACCGATAAAACCGTACTGCCCCGTGAAGAAGACCCGATCAAAGCCGAATCCGCCAAGATTTTTTACGAAAAGTGGCAGCTTGCAAAACTTGATCCCGGCTACATCACACAACTGACCGCGCATCGCCAGCGCTACGAAGATGTGAAATAG